The genomic window TGTCGGCGCACTGGGTGAAGGACGTCTTGACGCCCTGTGGGGAATAGCTGGAATGTTGGTCGGTGCAGGGATATATGCGGAAACCTTTCCTTATTTACAGAGGACGGTACTGACCTGGGGAGACTATGGCAAAATTACGATCCCGCAAGTTCTCGGCATAAATCACTGGCTGGTTATCGTTACATTAATATTATTAACACTGCTGCTGTTTCGTTGGTTTGAGAAAAAAGGCCTGTAAAAAAATAGTGTCAAATTGCTATCGTCCGGAAATTATAGTGTGCATCACAGCTATGTTTTAGGCTGGTTATATGGCGGATCTTGTCTGTGCTCTTCCGTCTGCCGTAACAGCATCAAGAAATGTCATTACAACGACAGCTGCGTCTTTTAGAGTAGTTTCCTTGGGGCTGAATTCCTGCTTCATAATAGCCTCAGCGAAGCACCGCATGCAGAGCGCCGTCTGAGTATCACTAGCGAAAGCAGTGTCCGACAGTACATCATTATCACCGGCGGGGAAGGAGTAGGTCTGTCAGGCAGGTCTACCGCAGACTCCCACGGTATCTTCGTGCCGTACTTATCTGCTCTTTCACATAAAATCTCCACATTTCCGGGTTATGATAATAAGATGGAGATCATGAAACACAAATTTTACGAACTGGAGGGATCTGTATGAGAAATGAACGCTTACAGAGGACAAGGAAGACACTAGCCCTGATGGTCGCGTTTCTTCTTCTTTCGGGGACAGCCATTGCCGCTCCTAAGGAAAAGAAGGATATGCTAAAGCAGAGCCAGCAGAACGGTCCTGTATGGCAGGCATCCGAACAGCAGGAGAAGAGAGACGGCGTTGTTATCCGCGAGATGAGATACACGCAGGGAGGCAACCTGCTGATCGTCTTCGGTTACCCAGACGGATACGGTTATCCTCCATATCCGGGATACCCGGGAAGGCCGGGCAACCCGGGCAAACATTACGGACACAATATCCGTTGGGATAATAATGAGCAAATAGTGATAAGAGATATTTTCGGAAGGACTTATAACAGCAGGGTTATGAGATCTGACAGGAATGTTCTAGAGCTGCACATCGAAGGGTTGTTCGGAGGAGCCAGGTACAGCATAAGCTTTGGAGGAGTATTCCTTAACGAGGACAAATACGGAGTAAACGGCGAATTCTGGGCAAAGGACAAGTGGAAGTACAGAAAGTAAGATAAGCGGCAGTGACCATGCCGCGGGAGCCGATGGGGCACATCATGAAAAATAAGTGCGGCATTGAGACACCGCGCGAAATGGTGATATCATCGCCGAAAGTTATCGGCATAGCTGGCGGGAAGAGGTTGTTTTAAAAATAAGGGCTAAGCTATGGCTG from Synergistaceae bacterium includes these protein-coding regions:
- a CDS encoding YeeE/YedE family protein; translated protein: VGALGEGRLDALWGIAGMLVGAGIYAETFPYLQRTVLTWGDYGKITIPQVLGINHWLVIVTLILLTLLLFRWFEKKGL